Proteins found in one Aquibium microcysteis genomic segment:
- a CDS encoding DUF6949 family protein — translation MFLSGLVAGGILGVLLEMWSGRRLAFAEPFVTMRRPLRSLLMTAFTGPFMLFNEALEAFRARRVGWTTVGSSAALSMTWAFLTGIVVVDLAFFIGGLFS, via the coding sequence GTGTTCTTGAGCGGGCTCGTCGCCGGCGGCATCCTCGGCGTGCTGCTGGAGATGTGGAGCGGGCGCCGCCTCGCCTTCGCCGAGCCCTTCGTGACGATGCGCCGGCCGCTCCGCTCGCTGCTCATGACGGCCTTCACCGGCCCCTTCATGCTCTTCAACGAGGCCCTCGAGGCCTTTCGGGCGCGACGCGTCGGCTGGACCACCGTCGGAAGCAGCGCCGCGCTGTCGATGACCTGGGCCTTTCTGACGGGCATCGTGGTCGTCGATCTGGCCTTCTTCATCGGCGGCCTGTTTTCCTGA
- a CDS encoding CBS domain-containing protein, whose product MLVKNILAEKGSGVETMTPDRTLAEAVQLLARRRIGAVVLTGTDGRIAGILSERDIVRILAGEGPGVLEKPISAAMTARVQVCHEDNSINDVMEIMTAGRFRHLPVERDGVLVGIISIGDVVKKRIEQVEHEAQEIRNYIATA is encoded by the coding sequence ATGCTGGTCAAGAACATCCTTGCCGAGAAGGGATCCGGCGTCGAGACGATGACGCCTGACCGCACGCTCGCCGAGGCGGTGCAGTTGCTGGCCAGGCGCCGCATCGGCGCGGTCGTGCTGACGGGGACGGACGGCCGGATCGCCGGCATCCTCTCGGAACGCGATATCGTCCGCATCCTGGCGGGCGAGGGCCCCGGCGTCCTGGAAAAGCCGATCTCGGCGGCGATGACCGCCAGGGTGCAGGTCTGCCACGAGGACAACTCGATCAACGACGTGATGGAAATCATGACCGCCGGCCGCTTCCGGCACCTGCCCGTCGAGCGCGACGGCGTGCTGGTCGGCATCATCTCGATCGGCGACGTGGTGAAGAAGCGCATCGAGCAGGTCGAGCACGAGGCGCAGGAAATCCGCAACTACATCGCCACGGCCTGA
- a CDS encoding rhomboid family intramembrane serine protease: protein MRGGPFTRPPRHEPAFNIPGVVLAFIALCVGIHLVREWLLTPAMDFEVILAGAFIPVRYSGQYLLDLPAFTSPLTYSLLHGGLAHLAVNMIWLAAFGSPLATRIGAVRFVLFWCATTLAAVALHYVLHMDSNVPLVGASGAISGMMGAAARFGFRSSRAAGRAAFEGRLLTIPEALSSRTVVTFLAIWFVINLATGLASGIPGVDGAIAWEAHVGGFLAGFLAVRPFDRRRA from the coding sequence ATGCGCGGTGGCCCCTTCACGCGACCGCCGCGGCACGAGCCAGCCTTCAACATTCCCGGCGTCGTGCTCGCCTTCATCGCGCTCTGCGTCGGCATCCACCTCGTGCGGGAGTGGCTGCTGACGCCTGCCATGGACTTCGAAGTGATCCTGGCGGGCGCCTTCATCCCCGTCCGCTATTCGGGGCAGTACCTCCTCGATCTGCCGGCCTTCACCAGTCCGCTCACCTATTCGCTGCTGCATGGCGGCCTGGCGCACCTGGCCGTGAACATGATCTGGCTCGCCGCCTTCGGATCACCGCTCGCGACGCGGATCGGCGCCGTCCGCTTCGTCCTGTTCTGGTGCGCGACGACGCTCGCCGCCGTGGCCCTGCACTACGTCCTGCACATGGACAGCAACGTCCCCCTGGTCGGCGCCTCGGGCGCGATCTCGGGAATGATGGGCGCCGCGGCCCGATTCGGCTTCCGCAGCAGCCGCGCGGCCGGGCGCGCGGCCTTCGAGGGCCGGCTGCTCACCATTCCCGAGGCGCTGTCCTCGCGAACGGTCGTGACCTTCCTGGCGATCTGGTTCGTGATCAACCTGGCGACCGGGCTGGCGAGCGGCATTCCCGGCGTCGACGGTGCGATCGCGTGGGAGGCGCATGTCGGCGGCTTCCTCGCCGGGTTCCTCGCGGTGCGCCCCTTCGACCGGCGCCGCGCCTGA
- a CDS encoding PilZ domain-containing protein: protein MTSAATDAMPSRAERRYFQRVRVKIYGRFMLEDRTEHPCQVIDMSPGNALLRADRVGELGEKVIAYIDHIGRIEGVVTRISADGFAMTIVASERKKDKLAAQLTWLANKHELDLPEDRRHDRVSPRNPISVLQLADGRQYQCRIVDLSLSGAAVEIDVRPALGTPVTLGTMRGRVVRHFEDGVAVEFAAVQRVDALEAEFSDDDR, encoded by the coding sequence ATGACGTCAGCGGCGACAGATGCCATGCCGTCCAGGGCCGAGAGGCGTTACTTCCAGCGCGTGCGCGTCAAGATCTATGGCCGCTTCATGCTCGAGGACCGCACCGAGCATCCCTGCCAGGTCATCGACATGTCCCCGGGCAATGCGCTGCTGCGCGCCGACCGCGTCGGCGAGCTCGGCGAGAAGGTCATCGCCTACATCGATCACATCGGCCGCATCGAAGGTGTCGTCACGCGCATTTCCGCCGACGGTTTCGCCATGACCATCGTCGCGTCGGAGCGCAAGAAGGACAAGCTCGCGGCCCAGCTCACCTGGCTCGCCAACAAGCACGAGCTGGACCTGCCGGAAGACCGCCGCCACGACCGCGTCTCGCCACGCAACCCGATCAGCGTCCTGCAGCTCGCCGACGGCCGGCAGTACCAGTGCCGCATCGTGGACCTGTCGCTCTCCGGCGCCGCCGTGGAGATCGACGTGCGTCCGGCGCTCGGGACGCCCGTCACGCTCGGCACCATGCGCGGCCGCGTCGTCCGCCATTTCGAGGACGGCGTCGCCGTCGAGTTCGCCGCCGTCCAGCGCGTCGATGCGCTCGAGGCCGAATTCAGCGACGACGACCGCTAG
- a CDS encoding enoyl-CoA hydratase-related protein, with amino-acid sequence MIQVEPDPRIRVARSDDGIVGVTIDRADKKNALSLSMWQTLAAVFSREAADPATRVIVLSGAGADFCAGADIGEFGDLRGAAETARAYEAANSAAFRAIREAGVPTIAAIAGICFGGGFGIAAACDLRLATRDARFSVPAARLGLAYPQDAMQDIVRACGAQTAMYLAFTAARLTADEASEGGILLETVADRPALDARVAEIAGAIAANAPLSVRASKASIAAVESRDPADAERARGLGDATFDSGDYAEGRAAFAGRRAPRFRGA; translated from the coding sequence GTGATTCAAGTCGAACCCGATCCGCGCATCCGCGTCGCCAGATCCGATGACGGCATCGTCGGCGTCACCATCGACCGCGCCGACAAGAAGAACGCCCTCTCCCTGTCGATGTGGCAGACCCTGGCAGCCGTCTTTTCGCGCGAGGCGGCCGATCCGGCAACGCGCGTCATCGTGCTGTCCGGTGCAGGGGCCGACTTCTGCGCCGGCGCCGACATTGGCGAGTTCGGCGACCTTCGCGGCGCGGCCGAGACCGCACGGGCCTACGAGGCAGCGAATTCGGCTGCGTTCCGGGCCATTCGCGAGGCCGGCGTGCCGACGATCGCGGCCATCGCGGGCATCTGCTTCGGCGGCGGCTTCGGCATCGCGGCGGCCTGCGACCTCAGGCTCGCCACGCGCGACGCGCGCTTTTCCGTTCCGGCCGCCCGCCTCGGCCTCGCCTATCCGCAGGACGCCATGCAGGACATCGTCCGCGCCTGCGGCGCGCAGACGGCGATGTATCTCGCCTTCACGGCCGCCCGCCTCACGGCCGACGAGGCCAGCGAGGGCGGCATCCTGCTGGAAACCGTCGCCGACCGCCCTGCCCTCGACGCCCGCGTCGCGGAAATCGCCGGCGCGATCGCCGCGAACGCACCGCTCTCGGTCCGCGCCTCGAAGGCCTCGATCGCCGCCGTCGAAAGCCGCGATCCCGCGGATGCGGAGCGTGCACGCGGGCTCGGCGACGCCACCTTCGACAGCGGCGACTACGCCGAAGGCCGTGCAGCCTTCGCCGGGCGGCGCGCGCCGCGCTTCCGCGGGGCCTGA
- a CDS encoding DUF6455 family protein, with product MIQIKAARRPRADPDPADRSGRIDVGSMGFVERMAAKADLMESMMRKLDVREAIAEMPAAPSVMRGAALRCLTCGHAGECRSWLEENEAPQHAPDYCRNKDLFEFAAEA from the coding sequence TTGATCCAGATCAAGGCGGCCCGCCGGCCGCGCGCCGATCCTGATCCTGCAGACCGGAGCGGGAGAATCGACGTGGGCAGCATGGGGTTCGTGGAACGGATGGCGGCGAAGGCCGATCTGATGGAAAGCATGATGCGCAAGCTGGATGTCCGCGAGGCCATCGCCGAGATGCCCGCCGCTCCGTCGGTGATGCGCGGCGCCGCGCTTCGCTGCCTGACCTGCGGTCATGCCGGCGAGTGCAGATCCTGGCTGGAAGAGAACGAGGCCCCGCAGCACGCTCCGGATTACTGCCGCAACAAGGATCTGTTCGAGTTCGCGGCCGAGGCCTGA
- a CDS encoding DUF3126 family protein: MKADEIRKLDAYFKRVFQNPALTVKARPRKNDSCELYIGDEFLGIIFKDDEDGELSYNFSMAILDVDL; encoded by the coding sequence TTGAAAGCCGATGAAATCAGGAAGCTGGACGCCTACTTCAAGCGCGTCTTCCAGAATCCCGCGCTCACCGTGAAGGCGCGTCCGCGCAAGAACGATTCGTGCGAGCTCTACATCGGCGATGAGTTCCTCGGCATCATCTTCAAGGACGACGAGGACGGCGAACTGTCCTACAACTTCTCGATGGCGATCCTCGACGTCGATCTCTGA
- the cysE gene encoding serine O-acetyltransferase, with amino-acid sequence MSTRSNARSSEIRPVDPIWLTVRQEAEEAVARDPLMAAFIYSTILNQETLEEAVIHRVSERLGHSDITADLIAQTFKTMVKADPSFSATVRVDIQAYFDRDPACDRFIMPVLYFKGFHAIQTHRLAHWLWSEGRRDFALWLQSRSSAVFQTDINPASRIGKGIFLDHATGLVVGATAVIGDNVSILQGVTLGGTGKETGDRHPKIRDGVLIGAGAKILGNIEIGHCSKIAAGSVVLAAVPHNKTVAGVPARIVGEAGCAEPSRAMDQLIGSSD; translated from the coding sequence ATGAGCACACGCAGCAACGCGCGGTCGAGCGAGATCCGCCCCGTCGATCCGATCTGGCTGACCGTCCGCCAGGAGGCGGAGGAAGCGGTGGCCCGCGATCCGCTGATGGCGGCCTTCATCTACTCGACGATCCTCAACCAGGAGACGCTGGAGGAGGCCGTCATCCATCGCGTCTCCGAACGGCTCGGCCACAGCGACATCACCGCCGACCTGATCGCCCAGACCTTCAAGACGATGGTGAAGGCAGACCCGTCGTTCAGCGCGACGGTTCGGGTCGACATCCAGGCCTATTTCGACCGCGACCCGGCCTGCGACCGCTTCATCATGCCGGTGCTCTACTTCAAGGGCTTCCACGCCATCCAGACGCATCGCCTTGCCCACTGGTTGTGGAGCGAGGGACGGCGCGACTTCGCTCTCTGGTTGCAGAGTCGATCCTCTGCGGTGTTCCAGACCGACATCAATCCGGCATCGCGCATCGGCAAGGGCATCTTCCTCGACCATGCGACGGGTCTCGTCGTCGGCGCCACGGCCGTCATCGGCGACAACGTCTCCATACTGCAGGGCGTCACGCTCGGCGGGACGGGAAAGGAGACCGGTGACCGCCACCCCAAGATCCGCGACGGCGTGCTGATCGGGGCCGGCGCCAAGATTCTCGGCAACATCGAGATCGGCCATTGCAGCAAGATCGCAGCCGGCTCGGTGGTGCTGGCGGCGGTGCCGCACAACAAGACGGTGGCGGGCGTGCCGGCGCGGATCGTCGGCGAGGCCGGCTGCGCCGAGCCGTCGCGCGCCATGGACCAGCTGATCGGCAGCAGCGACTGA
- a CDS encoding transglutaminase-like cysteine peptidase — MSAGLLLAILPITGHASGMGMPTGGRTTQPVGHYEFCKRLPAECADRARSSRPVELTRKLWDRIVAVNHDVNTSVAPRTDYEMWGREEYWSYPTDVGDCEDYVLEKRRRLMEIGVPASNLLITVVRQTNGDGHAVLTVETSLGDFILDNLEPRVLAWTDTEYRYLKRQSNRDASIWVSIGDDRNVAVGSVR, encoded by the coding sequence ATGTCGGCGGGCTTGCTGCTCGCCATCCTGCCGATCACCGGCCATGCGTCCGGTATGGGGATGCCGACGGGCGGACGGACGACGCAGCCGGTCGGCCACTACGAATTCTGCAAGCGCCTGCCGGCGGAATGCGCCGACCGCGCACGCAGCAGCCGGCCCGTCGAGCTGACGCGAAAGCTCTGGGACCGGATCGTGGCGGTCAACCATGACGTCAACACGTCGGTCGCGCCGCGGACCGACTACGAGATGTGGGGCCGCGAGGAGTACTGGTCCTATCCGACCGACGTCGGCGACTGCGAGGACTATGTCCTCGAGAAACGCCGCCGGCTCATGGAGATCGGCGTCCCCGCGTCCAACCTGCTGATCACGGTGGTCCGTCAGACGAACGGGGACGGCCACGCCGTCCTCACCGTCGAGACGAGCCTCGGCGACTTCATCCTCGATAATCTCGAGCCCCGCGTGCTGGCCTGGACGGATACCGAGTATCGCTACCTCAAGCGGCAGTCGAACCGCGACGCGAGCATCTGGGTCTCGATCGGCGACGACCGCAACGTCGCCGTCGGCAGCGTCAGATAG
- a CDS encoding gamma carbonic anhydrase family protein produces the protein MPIYALNGVAPQFDDPATNWIAPDATLIGRLRIGRDVGIWFGAVLRGDNEPIEIGEGSNVQEHTVMHTDVGFPLTIGKGCTIGHRAMLHGCTIGDNSLIGMGAIVLNGARIRENSLVGAGALVTEGKEFPPNSLIVGSPAKAIRQLDDKAIELLRWSAGHYVENGRRFAKGLTPA, from the coding sequence ATGCCCATCTACGCGCTCAACGGCGTGGCGCCGCAGTTCGACGATCCCGCGACGAACTGGATCGCGCCGGACGCGACGCTGATCGGCCGGCTGCGGATCGGCCGCGACGTCGGCATCTGGTTCGGCGCGGTGCTGCGCGGCGACAACGAGCCGATCGAGATCGGCGAGGGATCGAACGTGCAGGAGCACACCGTCATGCACACCGACGTCGGCTTCCCGCTGACGATCGGCAAAGGATGCACGATCGGCCACCGCGCCATGCTGCACGGCTGCACCATCGGCGACAACAGCCTGATCGGGATGGGCGCGATCGTGCTCAACGGCGCCCGGATCCGCGAGAATTCGCTCGTAGGCGCCGGCGCGCTGGTGACCGAGGGCAAGGAATTTCCGCCGAATTCGCTGATCGTCGGCTCGCCGGCCAAGGCCATCCGCCAGCTCGACGACAAGGCGATCGAACTCCTGCGCTGGTCGGCCGGGCACTATGTCGAGAACGGTCGCCGCTTCGCGAAGGGGCTGACGCCCGCCTGA
- a CDS encoding PAS domain-containing protein has translation MRQKGTAELFQYWDRLRDGRPAPRRTEIEPADIKSMLADTFILERDLRGDAVFRLAGTRLCATFGRELKGFAFTSLWTHDDQPRAARLALGTLIDKSVTVTTLLGTTAGGRPLDLELLLLPLEGGAENTRAMGSICPAEKPYWLGAEPIVECTIERVRSVDPDREPRPGAGMMQVDAPPLAPGQSALAGAPARRFRHLVVIEGGRNR, from the coding sequence ATGAGACAGAAGGGTACGGCGGAGCTGTTCCAGTATTGGGACAGGCTGCGCGATGGTCGCCCGGCGCCGAGGCGCACCGAGATCGAACCGGCAGACATCAAGTCGATGCTGGCCGACACGTTCATCCTCGAGCGAGACCTGCGCGGCGACGCGGTGTTCCGGCTCGCAGGGACGCGTCTGTGCGCGACGTTCGGGCGCGAGCTGAAGGGCTTCGCCTTCACCTCGCTGTGGACCCACGACGACCAGCCGAGGGCCGCGCGGCTGGCTCTCGGAACCCTCATCGACAAGTCAGTGACCGTGACCACCCTCCTCGGCACGACCGCCGGGGGGCGTCCGCTCGACCTCGAACTGCTGCTGCTGCCGCTGGAGGGCGGAGCCGAGAACACGCGCGCCATGGGCTCGATCTGCCCGGCCGAGAAACCCTACTGGCTGGGCGCCGAGCCGATCGTCGAATGCACGATCGAGCGCGTGCGGTCCGTCGATCCCGACCGCGAGCCACGCCCGGGCGCGGGCATGATGCAGGTCGATGCCCCTCCCCTGGCTCCCGGACAGTCCGCGCTCGCAGGGGCACCGGCACGGCGCTTCCGTCACCTCGTGGTGATCGAGGGAGGGCGGAACCGCTGA
- a CDS encoding vitamin B12-dependent ribonucleotide reductase, translating into MRIERRFTKSENASPYAEIEFRKALSEIRNPDGSVVFRLADIDVPAQFSQVATDVLAQKYFRKAGVPARLKKIEENDVPSFLWRSVPDEAALAALPESERYGSETDARQVFDRLAGTWAYWGWKGGYFDGEEDARAFRDELAYMLATQRVAPNSPQWFNTGLHWAYGIDGPGQGHYYVDPFTGKMTKSKSAYEHPQPHACFIQGVQDDLVNEGGIMDLWVREARLFKYGSGTGSNFSFLRGEGEKLSGGGKSSGLMSFLKIGDRAAGAIKSGGTTRRAAKMVVVDIDHPDIEEYIDWKVKEEQKVASLVTGSRIVKQHMAAVMKACVNCEADNEDCFDPAKNPALKREIKAAKKNSVPENYIQRVIQFARQGYTAIEFKTYDTDWDSEAYLTVSGQNSNNSVSLKDDFLRAVEADGSWNLTARKDGKVMKTLKARDLWEKIGYAAWASADPGLHFNTTMNDWHTCAAAGPIRASNPCSEYMFLDDTACNLASINLLTYRNRDGSIDVAAYEHTVRLWTVVLEISVMMAQFPSKEIARLSYEYRTLGLGYANIGGLLMTSGIPYDSDEGRGICAALTALMTGVAYATSAEMAGQLGAFRDYDRNAANMLRVMRNHRRAAYGEKDGYEQLAVSPVPLVAEHVPQKDLVTRARAAWDRAIELGEEHGYRNAQATVIAPTGTIGLVMDCDTTGIEPDFALVKFKKLAGGGYFKIINRAVPEALRTLGYSESQIAEIEAYAVGHGNLNQAPGVNPSTLRAKGFTDEKIAAVNAALKSAFDIKFVFNQWTLGADWLKQTMGFTDEQLNDMSFEILPALGFSKKEIEAANVHICGAMTLEGAPFLKAEHLAVFDCANPCGKIGKRYLSVDSHIRMMAAAQPFISGAISKTINMPNEATVEDCKSAYMLSWKLALKANALYRDGSKLSQPLNASLIADEDDEDEAVEELAAAPAAARAVAVTEKIVERIVERVVREREKLPNRRKGYTQKAVVGGHKVYLRTGEFDDGRLGEIFIDMHKEGAAFRAMMNNFAIAISLGLQYGVPLEEYVEAFTFTKFEPAGMVIGNDAIKNATSILDYVFRELAVSYLSRHDLAHVDMSDFSNTALGKGISEGKSSPFSKGLTRGASPLKVVAGGGDPKGQAGLDRGQPSRAAPTAFGSNVRAISTAATVTALKPATSELREEATAFRRDYEERARELEEAAAFEEAANAATEIGESLFTDTAAREAADAKALANERRARAVMQGYTGNMCSECQNFTMVRNGTCEKCDTCGATSGCS; encoded by the coding sequence ATGCGGATCGAACGTCGGTTCACCAAGAGCGAGAATGCCAGCCCCTATGCGGAGATCGAATTCCGCAAGGCCCTGAGCGAGATCAGGAATCCGGACGGGTCCGTGGTCTTCCGTCTGGCCGACATCGACGTTCCGGCGCAGTTCTCCCAGGTGGCCACCGACGTTCTGGCGCAGAAATATTTCCGCAAGGCCGGCGTGCCCGCGCGGCTGAAGAAGATCGAGGAGAACGACGTCCCCTCCTTCCTGTGGCGCTCCGTGCCCGACGAGGCGGCGCTGGCGGCGCTGCCCGAGAGCGAGCGCTACGGTTCGGAGACCGATGCGCGCCAGGTCTTCGACCGGCTGGCCGGCACCTGGGCCTACTGGGGCTGGAAGGGCGGCTATTTCGACGGCGAGGAGGACGCGCGCGCCTTCCGCGACGAGCTCGCCTACATGCTGGCCACACAGCGCGTCGCGCCGAACTCGCCGCAGTGGTTCAACACCGGCCTGCACTGGGCCTACGGCATCGACGGGCCTGGCCAGGGCCACTATTACGTGGATCCCTTCACCGGCAAGATGACCAAGTCGAAGTCGGCCTACGAGCATCCGCAGCCGCATGCCTGCTTCATCCAGGGCGTCCAGGACGACCTCGTCAACGAGGGCGGCATCATGGACCTGTGGGTGCGCGAGGCGCGCCTGTTCAAGTACGGCTCCGGCACCGGCTCCAACTTCTCCTTCCTGCGCGGCGAGGGCGAAAAGCTGTCGGGCGGCGGCAAGTCGTCGGGCCTGATGTCCTTCCTCAAGATCGGCGACCGCGCGGCGGGCGCCATCAAGTCGGGCGGCACGACGCGGCGCGCCGCCAAGATGGTCGTCGTCGACATCGACCATCCCGACATCGAGGAATACATCGACTGGAAGGTGAAGGAGGAGCAGAAGGTCGCCTCGCTCGTCACCGGCTCCAGGATCGTCAAGCAGCACATGGCGGCCGTCATGAAGGCCTGCGTCAACTGCGAGGCAGACAATGAAGACTGCTTCGACCCGGCGAAGAACCCGGCGCTGAAGCGCGAGATCAAGGCCGCCAAGAAGAATTCCGTGCCGGAAAACTACATCCAGCGCGTCATCCAGTTCGCCCGCCAGGGCTACACCGCCATCGAGTTCAAGACCTACGACACCGACTGGGATTCGGAGGCCTATCTCACGGTCTCCGGCCAGAACTCCAACAATTCCGTCTCGCTCAAGGACGACTTCCTGCGGGCCGTCGAGGCCGACGGCAGCTGGAACCTGACCGCCCGCAAGGACGGCAAGGTGATGAAGACGCTGAAGGCGCGGGATCTCTGGGAGAAGATCGGCTACGCCGCCTGGGCGTCGGCCGATCCCGGCCTGCACTTCAACACCACCATGAACGACTGGCACACCTGCGCGGCCGCCGGCCCGATCCGGGCGTCGAACCCGTGCTCGGAATACATGTTCCTCGACGACACGGCCTGCAACCTCGCCTCGATCAACCTGCTCACCTATCGCAACCGCGACGGCAGCATCGACGTCGCGGCCTACGAGCACACCGTGCGGCTGTGGACCGTCGTGCTCGAGATCTCGGTCATGATGGCGCAGTTCCCGTCCAAGGAGATCGCGCGGCTGTCCTACGAGTACCGCACGCTCGGCCTCGGCTACGCCAACATCGGCGGCCTCCTGATGACCTCCGGCATCCCCTATGATTCCGACGAGGGCCGCGGCATCTGCGCGGCGCTGACCGCGCTGATGACGGGCGTGGCCTACGCCACCTCGGCCGAGATGGCCGGCCAGCTCGGCGCCTTCCGCGACTACGACCGCAACGCGGCCAACATGCTGCGGGTCATGCGCAACCATCGCCGCGCCGCCTATGGCGAGAAGGACGGCTACGAGCAGCTGGCCGTCAGCCCGGTGCCGCTGGTGGCCGAGCACGTGCCGCAGAAGGATCTCGTGACGCGCGCCCGCGCCGCCTGGGACCGTGCCATCGAGCTCGGCGAGGAGCACGGCTACCGCAACGCGCAGGCCACCGTCATCGCGCCCACCGGCACGATCGGCCTCGTGATGGACTGCGACACCACCGGCATCGAGCCCGACTTCGCGCTGGTGAAGTTCAAGAAGCTCGCCGGCGGCGGCTATTTTAAGATCATCAACCGCGCCGTTCCGGAGGCCTTGCGCACGCTCGGCTATTCCGAGAGCCAGATCGCCGAGATCGAGGCCTATGCCGTCGGCCACGGCAACCTGAACCAGGCGCCGGGCGTCAACCCGTCGACGCTCCGGGCCAAGGGCTTCACCGACGAGAAGATCGCCGCCGTCAACGCGGCCCTGAAGAGCGCCTTCGACATCAAGTTCGTCTTCAACCAGTGGACGCTCGGCGCCGACTGGCTGAAGCAGACGATGGGCTTCACCGACGAGCAGCTCAACGACATGTCGTTCGAGATCCTGCCGGCGCTCGGCTTCTCGAAGAAGGAAATCGAGGCGGCCAACGTCCACATCTGCGGCGCCATGACGCTGGAAGGCGCGCCCTTCCTCAAGGCCGAGCATCTGGCCGTGTTCGACTGCGCCAATCCCTGCGGCAAGATCGGCAAGCGCTATCTGTCGGTCGACAGCCACATCCGCATGATGGCGGCCGCCCAGCCCTTCATCTCGGGCGCCATTTCCAAGACGATCAACATGCCCAACGAGGCGACCGTCGAGGACTGCAAGTCGGCCTACATGCTGTCCTGGAAGCTGGCGCTGAAGGCCAACGCGCTCTACCGCGACGGCTCCAAGCTGTCGCAGCCGCTGAACGCCTCGCTGATTGCCGACGAGGACGACGAGGACGAGGCGGTGGAAGAGCTGGCGGCCGCCCCCGCGGCGGCCCGCGCTGTCGCCGTCACCGAGAAGATCGTGGAGCGCATCGTCGAGCGCGTGGTGCGCGAGCGCGAGAAGCTGCCGAACCGCCGCAAGGGCTACACCCAGAAGGCGGTCGTCGGCGGCCACAAGGTCTATCTGCGCACCGGCGAGTTCGACGACGGGCGGCTCGGCGAGATCTTCATCGACATGCACAAGGAGGGCGCCGCCTTCCGCGCGATGATGAACAATTTCGCCATCGCGATTTCGCTCGGCCTGCAGTACGGCGTGCCGCTCGAGGAATATGTCGAGGCCTTCACCTTCACCAAGTTCGAGCCGGCCGGCATGGTCATCGGCAACGACGCCATCAAGAACGCCACGTCGATCCTCGACTACGTGTTCCGCGAGCTCGCCGTCTCCTATCTGTCGCGCCACGACCTCGCCCATGTCGACATGTCGGACTTCTCCAACACCGCGCTCGGCAAGGGCATCTCGGAAGGCAAGTCGAGCCCCTTCTCCAAGGGCCTGACGCGGGGCGCCTCGCCGCTAAAGGTGGTGGCGGGCGGCGGCGACCCGAAGGGCCAGGCGGGCTTGGACCGCGGCCAGCCCTCGCGCGCCGCACCGACCGCCTTCGGCTCCAACGTGCGGGCGATCTCGACGGCGGCCACCGTGACCGCGCTGAAGCCCGCCACCTCCGAACTGCGCGAGGAAGCCACCGCCTTCCGCCGCGACTACGAGGAGCGCGCCCGCGAACTGGAAGAAGCCGCCGCCTTCGAGGAAGCCGCCAATGCGGCGACCGAGATCGGCGAGAGCCTCTTCACCGACACGGCCGCCAGGGAAGCCGCCGACGCCAAGGCGCTGGCCAACGAACGCCGCGCCCGCGCCGTCATGCAAGGCTACACCGGCAACATGTGCTCGGAGTGCCAGAACTTCACGATGGTGCGGAACGGGACGTGCGAAAAGTGCGACACGTGCGGTGCGACGAGCGGGTGCAGCTGA